The following proteins are co-located in the Acropora palmata chromosome 11, jaAcrPala1.3, whole genome shotgun sequence genome:
- the LOC141897783 gene encoding uncharacterized protein LOC141897783 translates to MKVYLFGAGSALGCANFGLKRVADDVEDEFGKEAADFIRYDVYVDDGLTSVSNVEKVIKLIKAVQGICAKAGLKLQKIMSNRREVLASLPVEEQAKALKEVDLKIDPLPVEHALGIVWWAKLPICIELRDRPFTRRGVLSRVSSNYDPVCYVSPVTLKGKQILQ, encoded by the coding sequence ATGAAAGTTTATCTTTTCGGTGCGGGAAGCGCACTCGGCTGTGCCAATTTTGGTCTGAAAAGAGTGGCGGATGATGTTGAAGATGAATTTGGGAAGGAAGCTGCTGATTTCATACGCTATGATGTTTATGTGGACGACGGACTTACATCTGTCTCTAATGTGGAGAAGGTTATCAAACTGATAAAGGCAGTTCAAGGAATTTGTGCCAAGGCAGGActgaagctacaaaaaatCATGTCCAACAGAAGAGAAGTTCTCGCATCGCTTCCAGTGGAAGAACAGGCTAAAGCCTTAAAGGAGGTAGACCTAAAGATCGATCCTCTTCCCGTAGAGCATGCCTTGGGGATAGTTTGGTGGGCTAAGCTTCCAATTTGTATAGAATTGCGTGATCGTCCCTTTACTCGCCGTGGTGTACTTTCAAGAGTGAGTTCTAATTATGACCCCGTTTGTTATGTGTCACCAGTAACTTTAAAAGGCAAACAAATTCTCCAATAG